A portion of the Cryptomeria japonica chromosome 5, Sugi_1.0, whole genome shotgun sequence genome contains these proteins:
- the LOC131039524 gene encoding xyloglucan endotransglucosylase protein 2, with amino-acid sequence MGSFFLRGLIVFSLLILLKGTSSSLDKEFYVSWAADHVKFFNGGQELQLALDQNSGSGFASKNKYLFGNINMQIKLVPGDSAGTVTAYYLSSEGSNHDELDFEFLGNKSGEPYVVQTNVYASGKGDREQRIYLWFDPTKDFHSYGVVWTAQHILFMVDSVPIRVFSNHKAAGVAYPDKQAMGVFSSLWNGDSWATQGGLVKIEWSHAPFVASYRNFNAQSMAASLGEGTNGVSSEQWKKLQWVKENFMIYNYCNDKQRYPLPPPECTTDV; translated from the exons ATGGGCAGCTTCTTCCTCCGTGGGCTTATTGTATTCTCATTGCTTATATTGCTCAAGGGAACCAGCAGTAGCTTGGACAAAGAATTCTATGTTTCATGGGCTGCAGACCATGTTAAATTCTTTAATGGTGGGCAGGAGCTGCAACTTGCCCTGGATCAAAATTCTG GGTCTGGCTTTGCTTCAAAAAATAAGTATCTGTTTGGGAATATTAACATGCAAATCAAGCTGGTTCCTGGAGATTCTGCTGGCACTGTGACTGCTTATTAT CTTTCTTCAGAGGGATCCAACCATGATGAATTGGACTTTGAATTTCTGGGGAATAAATCAGGAGAGCCTTATGTTGTCCAGACAAATGTGTATGCAAGTGGTAAAGGTGACAGAGAACAGAGGATTTACCTCTGGTTTGATCCCACAAAAGACTTTCACTCCTATGGTGTAGTTTGGACTGCTCAGCACATCTT ATTCATGGTGGACAGTGTGCCAATCAGAGTATTCAGCAATCACAAGGCAGCTGGGGTGGCATATCCAGATAAACAAGCCATGGGAGTTTTTTCAAGTTTATGGAATGGAGACAGCTGGGCAACTCAAGGGGGGCTTGTTAAGATAGAGTGGTCACATGCTCCATTTGTTGCATCCTACCGCAATTTCAATGCCCAGTCAATGGCAGCATCATTGGGAGAAGGTACGAATGGGGTGAGTTCAGAGCAGTGGAAGAAACTGCAGTGGGTGAAGGAAAATTTCATGATATACAATTACTGCAATGACAAACAGAGATATCCTCTGCCTCCACCAGAGTGTACTACAGACGTGTAA